The Candidatus Eisenbacteria bacterium genome segment ATGACGTGTCGGACGAGCGCGCCGTCCTACGTCGGTCCGGCCCCACCCCCTGACGTCCCCTCGCGCTGCTGCTGCTCCCGCTCGATCTTCACCGCCTCGAACTCCGCCACGGCCTTCCGGTGCAGCGCGCAGTGCGCGATCCTGCCGCTCGTGATGTCCACCACGGCATGCACGAGCATCGGGCCCCAGATCGATCCCGAGAGCAGGTAGAGGGTTCCCATGATCAGACCGACCACCCCGGTCTTCAGGACGCCCATCGGGCCCTGGTAGGCGTGCGCGACACCGAACGCGACCGCGCCGACCACCATCGCCGCCCAGACGTTCACGAACGAGGCGATGTACGCGATGAGGTACCCGCGGTAGAGGAGCTCCTCGCAGATCCCGGCCGTGATCGAGACCCACCCGAAGGCGCGCATCTCTCGCGCGTTGTGGGGGAGCACCGATTCGACCGACTCGAGCTGG includes the following:
- a CDS encoding CPBP family intramembrane glutamic endopeptidase, giving the protein LDHALAFLLIGFIPLWGLWDKRRLLAGLRLGSGDARVRAYHRIMLVSWALAFGMLALWFGAGRDLRGLGLAFDPGWRALIVTAVAVVAAGLLVLQMVVVQRSPEKLDEVLGQLESVESVLPHNAREMRAFGWVSITAGICEELLYRGYLIAYIASFVNVWAAMVVGAVAFGVAHAYQGPMGVLKTGVVGLIMGTLYLLSGSIWGPMLVHAVVDITSGRIAHCALHRKAVAEFEAVKIEREQQQREGTSGGGAGPT